Part of the Deltaproteobacteria bacterium genome is shown below.
AGCCCGTGTAGAGCGACGGCGGGTGGATCATCATCCAGTAGTTCTGGAGGAGGGGGTTCAGGTCCGCGCCCTCGCGCGCGGCGACCGGCAGGCGCTCGAACGGATCGGTCATGAAGACGAGGAGCGAGAGGAAGAAGACCGCGACGGTCATGAGCGTTGCGGTCACGAACGGCATGAGCGCGCGGTTCCGCTCGCGGTTCTGCGCCTGCACGATGGTCGTGAAGAGCGTGAGCAGGAGAGTCCAGAAGAGGAGGGATCCCTTCTGCCCGCCCCACAGCGCCGCGATCGTGTACTGCGTCGGGAGCGTGCTCGAGGAGTAGGCGGCCACGTACTCGAGCGTGAAGTCGTGACGGAGGAGGGCGCGCAGGAGGATCACGGTCGCGATCACGACCAGCCCGAACACGGCGTAGGCGGCGTGTTCGGCGGAGCGGACGAGGTGCGCGCGGCGGCGGATACCGCCGGCCACTCCCGCGAGCGCGCCGTAGGCGGCGAAGAGGAGCGCGAGGCAGACGGCGAGGCGGCCGAGCTCGGGCATGGCTCAGGAGCCCGCCCGCGGCTCGCCGCCGCCGGCCGCAGGCTCGTACTTGGACGGGCAGCTCGTCATGATCTGGCGTGCGGCGAGCCCGTCCCGCCGGTAGCGGCCCTCGACCACGACCTCGCGTCCCTCGGAGAACATGTCGGGCCGGATGCCGCGGTACGCGACCGGAACTGGACTCCCCCCATCTTTGGTCGCGAGCTCGAAGGCGAGCTCGTTCGTGTGCGCGTCCCAGCGCACGCTGCCGTGCTTGACCCAGCCCTTCACGCGCAGCGTCTCGCCCAGGAGCGCGTCGCGGCGCGCGACGAACTCGCCCAGCTCGAAGTAGTACATCGAGGTGGTGCGGATGCCAGCGTAGACCAGGTAGGAGACGGCGGCCGCGATCAGCGCAGCCCCTACGATGAAGCGGCGTCGATTCAGCACGCGAGCACCCCGCGGGAACGCGGCCCGAGCCTACGGCAAGGGTCGCGGCCGCGCAAGGCGAACGTCACGCGTCCTCCGCCGCGTCCTCCCCCCGCGCGCGCACGGGCCCGAAGGCGACGCCGCGGCGCGAGCTGCGGATGAAGGCGAGGAGATGGTCGACGTCGGGCGAGCGCACCTCCGCCTCGACCCGCGCCATCGCGGCCGCGAGGTTGGTGCGCACGCGGAAGAGGATGCGGAAGGCGCTCGCGAGCGCCCCCATGCGCTCGCGGTCGAAGCCGGCGCGGCGCAGCCCGACGCGGTTCAGACCGCGCACCGTGTGCGTGCCATCAACGATCGCGAAGGGCGGCAGGTCGCGCGAGGCGCGCGAGAGCCCGCGCATGATGACGAGCCGCCCGACGCGGCAGTGCTGGTGCACGACGCAGTTGCCGGAGATGAACGCCTGGTCTTCCACCACCACGTGCCCGCCGAGCGTCGCCCCGGTCGCCATGATGACGTTGCTCCCCAGCCTGCAGTTGTGGCCCACGTGCGCCTGCGACATCAGGTAGTTGTCGTCGCCGATCTCGGTCCACGTGCCGGGCTCCGTGCCGCGATGCACCTCGGCGTGCTCGCGGATGACGTTACGGTCCCCGATGCGAAGCCCGGTCTCGGCGCCGCGGTACGCCACGTCCTGCGGCTCGTGGCCGAGCACGACGCCGGGGTGGATGACGTTGTCGGCGCCGATCTCGGTGCGGCCGGTCAGGTACGCGCCGGCCAGCACGCGCGTGCGCGGGCCGATCGCGACCGGCCCGTCGATGACGACGTAGGGACCGATCTCCGCGCTCCCATCGAGCGTGGCACGCAAATCGACGATCGCCGTCGGGTGGACGCCCACGCGCTAGCGCTCGCGGCCCGGCGGCGGCCCGCCCGGCGCGTCCGGCGTGTCGGGCTCGGCGGGGACCGGCTCTCCCGGGATGCGGTAGCGCTCGTCGGCCCAGGCGGCCAGGTCGAGCACCCGGCAGCGGTCGGAGCAGAACGGCCGCTGCGGGTTCCCCTCCCACGGCGTTTCGCGCCGACACGTCGGGCAGCGGACGGAGCGCACGACGGCGAGTCTAGCGGCTCGCGCGCCGGGCTGCCAGGCTTCGATTGATTCGCGCCCGCCCTTCGCGTAGCTCTCCCGGCGGTGGAAGCGCCCCCCTTCCTGGCGGCGTGCCGCCGCGAGCACGTTCCCTACACGCCCATCTGGCTCATGCGGCAGGCGGGCCGCTACCTGTCCGAGTACCGCGCCGTCCGCGAGCGCCTCGGCTTTCTCGCGCTCTGCAAGTCGCCCGACGCGGCGGCGGAGGTGACCGTCACCGCTGCGCTCCGCCTGGGTGTCGATGCGGCGATCATCTTCGCGGACATCCTCCTCGTGCTCGAGCCGATGGGCGTGGGGCTCGAGTTCACGCGCGGCGATGGCCCTCTGATCCGCCGGCCCGTGCGCTCCGGCGCGGACGTCGACCGCCTCGCCGAGGTCGATCCCGCCGCGCTCGGCTACGTCGCCGAGGCGGTCAGGCGCACCCGCGCCGCGCTCCCGGCGCGGGTGCCGCTCATCGGCTTCGCCGGCGCACCCTTCACGCTCGCGTCGTATCTCATCGAGGGCGGCGGCTCGCGCACCTACGCGCGTACCAAGGCGCTCATGGCGACCGACCCGGACGCCTGGCGCGCGCTCATGGAGCGCCTCGTGCCCGTCGTGGCCGCGTACCTGAACGCGCAGATCGCCGCGGGCGCGGACGCGGTGCAGCTCTTCGACAGCTGGGTCGGCTGCCTCTCGCCCGCCGACTACCGCGCCCACGTGCTGCCGCACGTGCGCGCCTTGATCGCCGCGCTCGCGCCCGGGACGCCGGTGATCCACTTCGGCACCGGGACGGCGGGGCTCCTCGAGGCGATGCGCGCCGCGGGCGGCCACGTGATCGGCCTCGACTGGCGCGTCGACCTCGACGCGGCGTGGGCACGCCTCGGCCACGACGTCGCGGTGCAGGGGAACCTCGACCCGAGCGCCCTGCTGGCGCCCATTTCGGAGATCCGTGCGCGCGCCGCCGCCATCCTCGACCAGGCGGCGAGTCGCCCGGGCCACATCTTCAACCTGGGCCACGGCATCCTGCCCGAGACCCCGGTCGACCACGTGCGCGCGCTGGTCGACGCCGTGCACGAGCTGTCGGCGCGGCGCTAGGAGCAGGAGCATGGCCGCCGACGCCGTGTTGCTGATCGCCTTCGGCGGCCCGACGCGCGCGGAGGAGGTGCGGCCGTTCCTCGCGAACGTGCTGCGGGGTCGACCCGTCCCGCCCGAGCGCGTCGAGGAGGTCGTCCGTCACTACGAGGCGATCGGCGGCCGCTCGCCGCTCCGCGACCTGACCTTCCGCCAGGCGCGCCAGCTCGAGGCCATGCTCGCCGCGGCCGGCCCCGTGCTCCCGGTCTACGTCGGCATGCGGAGCTGGGAGCCCTACCTGGCCGACACGCTCGCGCGCATGGCGGCCGACGGCAGGCGCCGTGCGGTGGCCGTCATCCTCTCGCCGCACGCGAGCGAGGCGAGCCGCGAGCGGTACATGGAGGAGGTGGCGGCCGCGTCCGCCGCGCTCGGCCCGCGCGCGCCCGAGGTGCGCTACGCGGGCGCGTGGCACACGCATCCCCTGTTCGTGACCGCCGTCGCCGACGCGGCGAC
Proteins encoded:
- a CDS encoding cytochrome c maturation protein CcmE; this encodes MLNRRRFIVGAALIAAAVSYLVYAGIRTTSMYYFELGEFVARRDALLGETLRVKGWVKHGSVRWDAHTNELAFELATKDGGSPVPVAYRGIRPDMFSEGREVVVEGRYRRDGLAARQIMTSCPSKYEPAAGGGEPRAGS
- the lpxA gene encoding acyl-ACP--UDP-N-acetylglucosamine O-acyltransferase gives rise to the protein MGVHPTAIVDLRATLDGSAEIGPYVVIDGPVAIGPRTRVLAGAYLTGRTEIGADNVIHPGVVLGHEPQDVAYRGAETGLRIGDRNVIREHAEVHRGTEPGTWTEIGDDNYLMSQAHVGHNCRLGSNVIMATGATLGGHVVVEDQAFISGNCVVHQHCRVGRLVIMRGLSRASRDLPPFAIVDGTHTVRGLNRVGLRRAGFDRERMGALASAFRILFRVRTNLAAAMARVEAEVRSPDVDHLLAFIRSSRRGVAFGPVRARGEDAAEDA
- the yacG gene encoding DNA gyrase inhibitor YacG, whose translation is MRSVRCPTCRRETPWEGNPQRPFCSDRCRVLDLAAWADERYRIPGEPVPAEPDTPDAPGGPPPGRER
- the hemE gene encoding uroporphyrinogen decarboxylase, which codes for MEAPPFLAACRREHVPYTPIWLMRQAGRYLSEYRAVRERLGFLALCKSPDAAAEVTVTAALRLGVDAAIIFADILLVLEPMGVGLEFTRGDGPLIRRPVRSGADVDRLAEVDPAALGYVAEAVRRTRAALPARVPLIGFAGAPFTLASYLIEGGGSRTYARTKALMATDPDAWRALMERLVPVVAAYLNAQIAAGADAVQLFDSWVGCLSPADYRAHVLPHVRALIAALAPGTPVIHFGTGTAGLLEAMRAAGGHVIGLDWRVDLDAAWARLGHDVAVQGNLDPSALLAPISEIRARAAAILDQAASRPGHIFNLGHGILPETPVDHVRALVDAVHELSARR
- the hemH gene encoding ferrochelatase — translated: MAADAVLLIAFGGPTRAEEVRPFLANVLRGRPVPPERVEEVVRHYEAIGGRSPLRDLTFRQARQLEAMLAAAGPVLPVYVGMRSWEPYLADTLARMAADGRRRAVAVILSPHASEASRERYMEEVAAASAALGPRAPEVRYAGAWHTHPLFVTAVADAATAALVTLPAARRAAAALVFTAHSVPVAMAARSPYVAEVTASARAVAEQLGRTRWQVAYQSRSGSRRESWLEPDVNEALRALAAEGRRDVVVVPVGFVCDHVEVLYDLDVEARATARAAGLGFARASTVNDHPLFIRMLAEVVAAAAA